The following are from one region of the Heliangelus exortis chromosome 2, bHelExo1.hap1, whole genome shotgun sequence genome:
- the DENND3 gene encoding DENN domain-containing protein 3 isoform X1, which translates to MEDVLPPGLLEICLLVGVQRERVRAVVQGTQRKLRSLPPLTPEVLSVFVPPFISRDDAQVINGGSTLNKSKRRSFRKKKERPKIENVKSLNGEQKAPDMEDITVPKDIDLIGLPQLCFPGGLYLASESKEDHIHFLVFTDVCGNRTYGVVAQYYQPMQDGCITSNGQAPWESAQTGKMPACFVPFAICVISRYPYFNALKDCVSCLLVQLRPFKDLDVEEHIKEFAAKLFLIPSPPPGPLHLVFNMKPLQIIIPSREDPDSPIIDLDLHLPLLCFKPKQVLQIMTCILTEQRIVFFSSDWALLTLIAECFMLYLHPLQWQHTFVPILSGQMLDFVMAPTSFLMGCHIDHFEEVSMEAEDLILINIDNGDITHSKMVEEEPEIPDVPTQAAETFIKRVEGLQLHYDLELCHLRASTDLAELQMRRRSWQQKLNAEVQQTTLQLIVNIFREVKDHLNYEHRVFNSEEFLKTRATGDQPFYKKVLETYMFHSFLKARLNRKMDAFARLDLSTQSEEDRLNLMFHTPRRLTMEKMASKQLNPQYKISRRMVISMPNLQDIKLPEGPTRNSSLRRIETDVAVKMPSKSVSMFKIPEIHFPLMFQSVHSYYTDFFNHLSKAINTLPPDNSALLARYFYLRGLISLMQGKLLNALSDFQNLDKTDLRIFPTDLVRKIVETMPPSERSQADRKPELKKLMSRVMEKQREVMKTDDHVKNFELPKTHMQLDDFVKRIQESGIVKDKDTIHRLFDALTVGHQKQIDPETFRDFYNYWKETEAEAQEVNLPPTVIDHLDKNECVYKLSCSVKTNYGVGKIALTQKRLFLLTEGGRPGYVQIAAFRDIEDVKSTTVAFLLLRIPTLRIKTLSKKEVFEANLKTECDLWHLIVKEMWAGKKMADDHKDPQYIQQALTNVLLMDAVVGALQSSKAIYAASKLSYFDRMKNEVPMMVPKTTSETLKHKINPSAGETFPQAIDVLLYTPGHLDPSERFGNAHPKLWCALNEGKVVVFDASTWSIQQHCFKMGHSKLTCMIMVEQSQVWIGSQDSIIYIINTHSMSCNKQLNDHRSDVTDIVVEKKNGVPSEAYSSSLDGTVIAWNISTLKVNHVFQLPCQNLTSIKLHNDQLWCCTGSCILVVSTYEFHLQMKIEHHLKDVPSYFLCFQLFPERDEVWASYSGSSDLYVWNIRDFTNTPQKIHLQDCSEITCMIRVKNQVWVGSSGRSQGKSRGKIYVVSAEKKSVEKELWGHGDTVRALCSAEDRYVLSGSGKEEGKIAIWKAE; encoded by the exons ATGGAGGACGTGCTGCCCCCGGGTCTGCTGGAGATCTGTCTGCTGGTCGGCGTGCAGAGAGAGCGAGTGAGGGCGGTCGTCCAG GGCACTCAAAGAAAACTGAGAAGTCTTCCTCCTCTTACTCCTGAAgttctttctgtgtttgtacCTCCATTTATCAGCAGAGATGATGCTCAGGTGATCAATGGGGGAAGTACCTTGAATAAAAGTAAACGCCGGTCTTTCcgaaagaaaaaagagagaccAAAGATTGAAAATGTCAAGAGCCTCAATGGGGAGCAGAAAGCACCTGATATGGAGGACATCACAGTTCCAAAGGACATTGATCTTATTGGTTtgccacagctctgcttcccag GGGGGCTTTATTTAGCTTCTGAATCCAAAGAGGACCACATTCATTTCCTGGTCTTCACAGATGTCTGTGGTAACAGAACATATGGTGTGGTTGCACAGTACTACCAGCCTATGCAA GATGGCTGCATTACCTCGAATGGACAGGCTCCTTGGGAATCTGCACAGACTGGGAAGATGCCTGCCTGTTTTGTACCATTTGCTATTTGTGTTATATCCAGATATCCATATTTTAATGCCCTCAAGGATTGTGTCTCTTG cCTACTGGTGCAACTGCGACCTTTCAAGGATTTAGATGTTGAGGAGCACATAAAAGAATTtgcagcaaaattatttttaatacccAGCCCACCTCCAGGACCACTCCACTTG GTATTTAATATGAAGCCACTTCAAATAATAATTCCTTCACGAGAGGATCCAGACAGTCCAATTATTGACTTGGATCTTCATCTACCATTGCTGTGTTTCAAGCCAAAGCAGGTGCTGCAG attatgACCTGCATTTTGACTGAGCAGAGAAtagttttcttctcttctgactgGGCTCTGCTGACACTCATTGCTGAATGCTTTATGTTGTACCTCCATCCTCTCCAGTGGCAACACACTTTTGTGCCCATCCTGTCTGGGCAGATGCTGGATTTTGTGATGGCCCCAACATCTTTCCTGATGGGATGTCACATTGATCACTTTGAAGAAGTTAGCATG GAAGCTGAAGACTTAATTCTAATTAATATTGATAATGGAGATATAACACATTCAAAAATGGTTGAAGAGGAACCTGAAATTCCAGATGTTCCAACACAAGCAGCAGAAACTTTCATAAAAAG AGTGGAGGGCCTGCAGCTGCACTATGATCTGGAGCTCTGCCACCTTCGAGCCAGCACAGATCTTGCTGAGCTCCAGATGCGAAGGAGGTCTTGGCAACAGAAACTGAATGCTGAAGTTCAGCAAACCACTTTGCAGTTAATTGTTAATATCTTCAG GGAGGTGAAAGACCACCTAAATTATGAGCACAGAGTGTTtaacagtgaagaatttctgaaaacaagGGCAACTGGAGACCAGCCATTTTACAAAAAG GTTTTAGAGACCTACATGTTTCACTCTTTTCTTAAGGCTCGTCTGAACAGGAAGATGGATGCTTTTGCTCGACTTGACTTGAGTACCCAGTCTGAAGAAGACAG atTAAACTTGATGTTTCATACCCCAAGAAGGCTGACTATGGAGAAGATGGCTTCTAAACAACTTAATCCCCAGTACAAGATCAGCAGGCGTATGGTGATCAGTATGCCTAATTTGCAAGATATCAAACTGCCAGAGGGCCCTACTAGAAATTCCTCACTTCGAAGAATAGAAACAGATGTTG ctGTGAAAATGCCCTCCAAATCAGTCAGTATGTTCAAAATACCAGAAATTCACTTTCCCCTCATGTTCCAGAGTGTACACTCCTACTATACAGACTTCTTCAACCACCTCAGCAAAGCTATAAATACTTTACCACCTGATAATTCAGCATTGCTGGCAAGGTACTTCTACCTCCGGGGACTTATTAGCTTGATGCAAGGGAAACTACTAAATGCACTTTCTGACTTTCAGAACCTAGATAAAACAGACTTAAGAATTTTCCCTACTGATCTTGTAAGAAAAATAGTGGAAACCATGCCTCCTTCTGAGCGCTCGCAAGCGGACCGCAAACCTGAGCTGAAGAAGCTGATGAGTCGAgtgatggaaaagcagagagaagttATGAAAACAGATGACCATGTGAAGAATTTTGAGCTGCCAAAAACACACATGCAGCTGGATGATTTTGTGAAGAGAATCCAGGAATCTGGGATTGTCAAAGATAAAGACACCATACATCGGTTATTTGATGCCTTAACAGTAG GACATCAGAAACAAATCGATCCTGAAACATTCAGAGATTTCTACAACTACTggaaagaaactgaagcagaagcTCAAGAGGTGAATCTGCCACCAACTGTAATAGACCATCTAGATAAAAATGAGTGTGTCTACAAGCTATCCTGCTCTGTGAAAACCAACTATGGTGTAGGAAAAATTGCTCTGACCCAAAAGCGTTTGTTCCTTTTGACTGAAGGAGGACGTCCTGGCTATGTCCAGATTGCTGCTTTCAGGGATATAGAG GATGTGAAGAGCACAACGGTAGCTTTCCTTCTTCTGAGAATACCTACTCTGAGGATTAAAACATTGTCTAAAAAAGAAGTCTTTGAAGCTAACTTGAAAACTGAGTGTGATCTCTGGCACCTGATAGTGAAAGAAATGTGGGCTGGAAAGAAAATGGCAGATGATCACAAG GATCCTCAGTATATTCAGCAAGCTCTGACAAATGTTCTCCTGATGGATGCTGTGGTTGGTGCCCTGCAGTCCTCCAAAGCCATATATGCAGCCTCTAAACTGTCTTATTTTGACAGGATGAAAAATGAAG tgcCTATGATGGTGCCCAAAACAACTTCAGAGACATTAAAGCACAAGATCAACCCCTCAGCTGGTGAGACATTTCCACAGGCAATAGATGTCTTGCTTTATACACCAG GGCATCTTGACCCTTCAGAAAGGTTTGGCAATGCTCATCCCAAACTCTGGTGTGCTTTAAATGAGGGGAAGGTGGTGGTCTTCGATGCATCCACCTGGTCTATTCAACAGCACTGTTTCAAAATGGGGCACTCCAAACTG ACTTGTATGATCATGGTAGAGCAGAGTCAAGTGTGGATTGGTTCTCAAGACTCCATTATTTATATAATCAACACCCACAGCATGTCGTGTAACAAGCAGCTAAATGACCATCGTTCTGATGTTACAGACATCGTTGTGGAGAAGAAGAATGGAGTACCCAG TGAGGCATATTCAAGCAGTTTAGATGGAACAGTGATTGCTTGGAACATCAGCACCCTGAAAGTCAACCATGTCTTTCAGCTGCCCTGCCAAAATCTCACTTCTATCAAGCTTCATAATGACCAGCTGTGGTGCT GTACTGGAAGCTGCATACTTGTGGTGTCTACCTATGAATTTCACCTACAGATGAAAATTGAGCACCACCTGAAGGATGTCCCTTCctattttctctgcttccagctCTTTCCTGAG AGAGATGAAGTGTGGGCATCTTACTCAGGCAGCAGTGACCTCTATGTTTGGAACATCAGAGACTTCACAAATACACCCCAAAAGATTCATCTGCAAGATTGCTCGGAGATCACTTGTATGATAAGAGTGAAAAATCAG
- the DENND3 gene encoding DENN domain-containing protein 3 isoform X2, with translation MPACFVPFAICVISRYPYFNALKDCVSCLLVQLRPFKDLDVEEHIKEFAAKLFLIPSPPPGPLHLVFNMKPLQIIIPSREDPDSPIIDLDLHLPLLCFKPKQVLQIMTCILTEQRIVFFSSDWALLTLIAECFMLYLHPLQWQHTFVPILSGQMLDFVMAPTSFLMGCHIDHFEEVSMEAEDLILINIDNGDITHSKMVEEEPEIPDVPTQAAETFIKRVEGLQLHYDLELCHLRASTDLAELQMRRRSWQQKLNAEVQQTTLQLIVNIFREVKDHLNYEHRVFNSEEFLKTRATGDQPFYKKVLETYMFHSFLKARLNRKMDAFARLDLSTQSEEDRLNLMFHTPRRLTMEKMASKQLNPQYKISRRMVISMPNLQDIKLPEGPTRNSSLRRIETDVAVKMPSKSVSMFKIPEIHFPLMFQSVHSYYTDFFNHLSKAINTLPPDNSALLARYFYLRGLISLMQGKLLNALSDFQNLDKTDLRIFPTDLVRKIVETMPPSERSQADRKPELKKLMSRVMEKQREVMKTDDHVKNFELPKTHMQLDDFVKRIQESGIVKDKDTIHRLFDALTVGHQKQIDPETFRDFYNYWKETEAEAQEVNLPPTVIDHLDKNECVYKLSCSVKTNYGVGKIALTQKRLFLLTEGGRPGYVQIAAFRDIEDVKSTTVAFLLLRIPTLRIKTLSKKEVFEANLKTECDLWHLIVKEMWAGKKMADDHKDPQYIQQALTNVLLMDAVVGALQSSKAIYAASKLSYFDRMKNEVPMMVPKTTSETLKHKINPSAGETFPQAIDVLLYTPGHLDPSERFGNAHPKLWCALNEGKVVVFDASTWSIQQHCFKMGHSKLTCMIMVEQSQVWIGSQDSIIYIINTHSMSCNKQLNDHRSDVTDIVVEKKNGVPSEAYSSSLDGTVIAWNISTLKVNHVFQLPCQNLTSIKLHNDQLWCCTGSCILVVSTYEFHLQMKIEHHLKDVPSYFLCFQLFPERDEVWASYSGSSDLYVWNIRDFTNTPQKIHLQDCSEITCMIRVKNQVWVGSSGRSQGKSRGKIYVVSAEKKSVEKELWGHGDTVRALCSAEDRYVLSGSGKEEGKIAIWKAE, from the exons ATGCCTGCCTGTTTTGTACCATTTGCTATTTGTGTTATATCCAGATATCCATATTTTAATGCCCTCAAGGATTGTGTCTCTTG cCTACTGGTGCAACTGCGACCTTTCAAGGATTTAGATGTTGAGGAGCACATAAAAGAATTtgcagcaaaattatttttaatacccAGCCCACCTCCAGGACCACTCCACTTG GTATTTAATATGAAGCCACTTCAAATAATAATTCCTTCACGAGAGGATCCAGACAGTCCAATTATTGACTTGGATCTTCATCTACCATTGCTGTGTTTCAAGCCAAAGCAGGTGCTGCAG attatgACCTGCATTTTGACTGAGCAGAGAAtagttttcttctcttctgactgGGCTCTGCTGACACTCATTGCTGAATGCTTTATGTTGTACCTCCATCCTCTCCAGTGGCAACACACTTTTGTGCCCATCCTGTCTGGGCAGATGCTGGATTTTGTGATGGCCCCAACATCTTTCCTGATGGGATGTCACATTGATCACTTTGAAGAAGTTAGCATG GAAGCTGAAGACTTAATTCTAATTAATATTGATAATGGAGATATAACACATTCAAAAATGGTTGAAGAGGAACCTGAAATTCCAGATGTTCCAACACAAGCAGCAGAAACTTTCATAAAAAG AGTGGAGGGCCTGCAGCTGCACTATGATCTGGAGCTCTGCCACCTTCGAGCCAGCACAGATCTTGCTGAGCTCCAGATGCGAAGGAGGTCTTGGCAACAGAAACTGAATGCTGAAGTTCAGCAAACCACTTTGCAGTTAATTGTTAATATCTTCAG GGAGGTGAAAGACCACCTAAATTATGAGCACAGAGTGTTtaacagtgaagaatttctgaaaacaagGGCAACTGGAGACCAGCCATTTTACAAAAAG GTTTTAGAGACCTACATGTTTCACTCTTTTCTTAAGGCTCGTCTGAACAGGAAGATGGATGCTTTTGCTCGACTTGACTTGAGTACCCAGTCTGAAGAAGACAG atTAAACTTGATGTTTCATACCCCAAGAAGGCTGACTATGGAGAAGATGGCTTCTAAACAACTTAATCCCCAGTACAAGATCAGCAGGCGTATGGTGATCAGTATGCCTAATTTGCAAGATATCAAACTGCCAGAGGGCCCTACTAGAAATTCCTCACTTCGAAGAATAGAAACAGATGTTG ctGTGAAAATGCCCTCCAAATCAGTCAGTATGTTCAAAATACCAGAAATTCACTTTCCCCTCATGTTCCAGAGTGTACACTCCTACTATACAGACTTCTTCAACCACCTCAGCAAAGCTATAAATACTTTACCACCTGATAATTCAGCATTGCTGGCAAGGTACTTCTACCTCCGGGGACTTATTAGCTTGATGCAAGGGAAACTACTAAATGCACTTTCTGACTTTCAGAACCTAGATAAAACAGACTTAAGAATTTTCCCTACTGATCTTGTAAGAAAAATAGTGGAAACCATGCCTCCTTCTGAGCGCTCGCAAGCGGACCGCAAACCTGAGCTGAAGAAGCTGATGAGTCGAgtgatggaaaagcagagagaagttATGAAAACAGATGACCATGTGAAGAATTTTGAGCTGCCAAAAACACACATGCAGCTGGATGATTTTGTGAAGAGAATCCAGGAATCTGGGATTGTCAAAGATAAAGACACCATACATCGGTTATTTGATGCCTTAACAGTAG GACATCAGAAACAAATCGATCCTGAAACATTCAGAGATTTCTACAACTACTggaaagaaactgaagcagaagcTCAAGAGGTGAATCTGCCACCAACTGTAATAGACCATCTAGATAAAAATGAGTGTGTCTACAAGCTATCCTGCTCTGTGAAAACCAACTATGGTGTAGGAAAAATTGCTCTGACCCAAAAGCGTTTGTTCCTTTTGACTGAAGGAGGACGTCCTGGCTATGTCCAGATTGCTGCTTTCAGGGATATAGAG GATGTGAAGAGCACAACGGTAGCTTTCCTTCTTCTGAGAATACCTACTCTGAGGATTAAAACATTGTCTAAAAAAGAAGTCTTTGAAGCTAACTTGAAAACTGAGTGTGATCTCTGGCACCTGATAGTGAAAGAAATGTGGGCTGGAAAGAAAATGGCAGATGATCACAAG GATCCTCAGTATATTCAGCAAGCTCTGACAAATGTTCTCCTGATGGATGCTGTGGTTGGTGCCCTGCAGTCCTCCAAAGCCATATATGCAGCCTCTAAACTGTCTTATTTTGACAGGATGAAAAATGAAG tgcCTATGATGGTGCCCAAAACAACTTCAGAGACATTAAAGCACAAGATCAACCCCTCAGCTGGTGAGACATTTCCACAGGCAATAGATGTCTTGCTTTATACACCAG GGCATCTTGACCCTTCAGAAAGGTTTGGCAATGCTCATCCCAAACTCTGGTGTGCTTTAAATGAGGGGAAGGTGGTGGTCTTCGATGCATCCACCTGGTCTATTCAACAGCACTGTTTCAAAATGGGGCACTCCAAACTG ACTTGTATGATCATGGTAGAGCAGAGTCAAGTGTGGATTGGTTCTCAAGACTCCATTATTTATATAATCAACACCCACAGCATGTCGTGTAACAAGCAGCTAAATGACCATCGTTCTGATGTTACAGACATCGTTGTGGAGAAGAAGAATGGAGTACCCAG TGAGGCATATTCAAGCAGTTTAGATGGAACAGTGATTGCTTGGAACATCAGCACCCTGAAAGTCAACCATGTCTTTCAGCTGCCCTGCCAAAATCTCACTTCTATCAAGCTTCATAATGACCAGCTGTGGTGCT GTACTGGAAGCTGCATACTTGTGGTGTCTACCTATGAATTTCACCTACAGATGAAAATTGAGCACCACCTGAAGGATGTCCCTTCctattttctctgcttccagctCTTTCCTGAG AGAGATGAAGTGTGGGCATCTTACTCAGGCAGCAGTGACCTCTATGTTTGGAACATCAGAGACTTCACAAATACACCCCAAAAGATTCATCTGCAAGATTGCTCGGAGATCACTTGTATGATAAGAGTGAAAAATCAG